Within the Spirochaetota bacterium genome, the region CCGCATTGACGTGGTACCATGCAGCCCAGGGATACTCAAGCGCGTCGGCCTTGCGCGGGTCTATGGCGATAGCATGATGAAGGTCACCGGAAAACGCCTTGCGGTCTTTGAGCTTCGTCTGATAGTAGCGCGCCCGGCTCGCGTAGAACACGGACATGTGGGGGCCAAGGTCGAAGGCCTTTTTAAAGTATTCTTCCGCCTTTTTCATATCACCGCCCAGGATGCCCGGGCTGACGGTATACATGCAGGCCCAGGCAAAATAGACCCTGCCGCTACCCCACTGCGGATAGATTTTCAGCATATGCTCGAGGGTTGTTTTCGCCCTTCCGATCCAGTAAAAATTGGCCAGCTTCGCGCAGGGGCCAAGGCAGTCGGTCCACCAGTTGCCGACCGCCATGTACCAGAAGTAGAGCGCCCGCATGTTATCTTTTTTTATCACGCGGCACGCGTCCCATACCGGCTCACCCTTGTCAACGAGGGCCTTGAAGTCGGGATCCCCGTACAGGGCCCTCTCGTTATACTGGATCGCCTTCCGATAATTCTCCTTTTTTTCATCCAAGTTGTCGCAGTACGCATATCCCAGCAGGAACTGGTAGCAACCGAGGTCATGAAGCGCCTCCCGGTTCTCCGGATCGGCCTTTAGCACCTCCTCCAGCGCCCTGATCAATTGGCGAAGCTTTTCCCCGGAATCAGCCTCCCCTTCAAGCTTCCCCGCTTTTTCCATCAGGATTTTTACATCACCCTTGACCGCCGCCGCCTTTGCCAGCTTCCAGCCGGGCTCCCATGATATGCATCCTGACAGAAAAGGAAGAAGGATACCGATGAAAATCGCGATGAAAAACCTGTAATATTTCATTTCGCCTCCTTGAATTATTATATTCCCGATATCCGGCATACCCGGAATCATCTTCCCGACGATAGAAACGATTGTCATCCAGACAGGTACAGGATACCTCGGTTCAAGTAGGATAATGGAATAAGCGGGGGGAGGAACGTTCCCGCCGCGGGAAAAGGAACATCCTGGGAAGTAACGGTTCAAAGGGATTAATTAACTATAAGGTAGAAGATTATCCCGGAAAAGTCAATTATTTATAAAACATCCCGCCATGAGCGAAACGAGGTCCTCGGAAATTGACTATTATTTCGACGTCAGAATCCGCACGTTCCTGACGATATCGGCCTCAACCGGCGGTTTTGACATGATGATATAGTTGTCGATATTCTTGAAACGTTCCTCATGAACAATCTGCCTGTTTCCGGTAATAAAAAGTATCGGCACCTTGAATTCGCCGTTGATGCGCTCCGCGGCATAGACGCCGTCCTTCTCGCCCCTCAGGAGCACATCCATGATGATGAGATCAGGCCTGTCCCTCAGGGCGGCGCTGATCGCATCCTCCGCGCTGGACACGATGGCGGTTATGGAATATCCGGCATGTTCCATTATCATTTTCAGCTCGAGGCCGATGATGGCCTCATCCTCGACGATGATCATGGCGTCTTTCATGATGATCCATCCGTAAACGCTATGGTGAATTTCGCGCCCCGCCCGCTTTCGATCGCCAGTGTCCCTCCGATCTGCTCGCTGAGAATCTTTACCAGCTTCAGCCCGAGGGATTCCACTGCTTCGATATCAAAACCCGGGGGAAGTCCCCGGCCGTTGTCGCTGACGATCAGCTCATGGGAGCCCCCCTCCCCGGCCCTCAGGAATATGCCGATCGTTCCCGGGGCCATGCCGGGGAAAGCGTGCTTCAGCGCGTTCGAGACCAGCTCGTTCAATATAAGGCCGCAGGGAATGGCCATATTGATGTCGAGCAGCACATTGTCAATGCCATACTCGAGCGACACGTTGTTACCGACGGCATAGGCACGCATGAGCTCTCCCGCCATCTCCTCGATGTATTCCTTGAAATTTACCCGGGTATAATCCTTGGTCTGGTACAGCTTCTCGTGGACCAGGGCCATTGAAAAGATGCGGTTCCTGCTTTCCCTGAATGCCTCGACAACCTCGCCTTTTCCTTCCAGCTGGTCCGATTGCAGGCCAAGGAGGCTCGTGATGACATTGAGATTGTTTTTCACGCGGTGGTGGATCTCTTTCAGGAGCACGTCCTTTTCCTTCAGATCGGTCCGGGCCTGCTCCTCCGCCCTTTTCCTCTCCGTGATGTCCCTGA harbors:
- a CDS encoding response regulator, with amino-acid sequence MKDAMIIVEDEAIIGLELKMIMEHAGYSITAIVSSAEDAISAALRDRPDLIIMDVLLRGEKDGVYAAERINGEFKVPILFITGNRQIVHEERFKNIDNYIIMSKPPVEADIVRNVRILTSK